In a genomic window of Dyadobacter fermentans DSM 18053:
- the ybeY gene encoding rRNA maturation RNase YbeY: MVSFFSEDIDFKVVNPLKTKKWLKNASNSEGYEVSQLNYIFCSDEYLLEINKQYLDHDYFTDIITFDNSEEDNQLEGDIYVSVDRVRENAATFHTDFDTEMRRVLIHGLLHLAGHDDTSEALKTAMRAKEDEYLRLF; this comes from the coding sequence ATGGTAAGTTTCTTCTCGGAAGACATTGATTTTAAGGTAGTTAATCCGTTAAAAACAAAAAAATGGCTTAAAAACGCCTCAAATTCAGAAGGTTATGAGGTATCGCAGCTGAATTACATATTCTGTTCCGACGAGTACCTGCTTGAAATCAATAAACAATATCTCGACCACGACTATTTCACTGACATCATTACGTTTGACAACAGTGAGGAAGACAACCAATTGGAGGGGGATATTTACGTTAGTGTAGACAGGGTACGTGAAAACGCAGCAACGTTCCACACCGATTTTGACACAGAAATGCGCCGTGTGCTCATTCACGGGCTGCTCCACCTCGCCGGTCATGACGACACGAGTGAAGCGCTTAAAACGGCCATGAGGGCTAAAGAAGATGAGTATCTTAGGCTGTTCTAG
- the mnmG gene encoding tRNA uridine-5-carboxymethylaminomethyl(34) synthesis enzyme MnmG, protein MFQEYDVIVVGAGHAGCEAAAAAATMGSSVLLITMNMHTIAQMSCNPAMGGVAKGQIVREIDALGGQSGIVSDKTMIQFRMLNLSKGPAMWSPRCQSDRVRFAEEWRSILENNPNVDFWQDTAKNIIVEDGKVCGVVTSLGIQIRSKAVVLTNGTFLNGLIHIGEKNFGGGRTGEKSATGLTEQLVTLGFEAGRMKTGTPPRVDGRSLDYSKMEEQPGDEVPAKFSYTDTKPLAKQRSCWITYTNQEVHDVLKTGFEKSPMFSGRIKGLGPRYCPSVEDKINRFADKDRHQIFVEPEGWDTVEVYVNGFSTSLPEDVQYAALRKIPGFENAKMFRPGYAIEYDYFPPTQLKSTLETHLVKNLFFAGQINGTTGYEEAACQGLMAGINAHRNVNDLDPFVLKRSEAYIGVLIDDLINKGTEEPYRMFTSRAEYRTLLRQDNADLRLTEKGYEIGLASDERVEAVRKKKRETEEVIAKLNATKLTPDEINPALEAIGTAQIREKIAVAQLLRRPQISIDQLLEASAVVTELLAEYANDSVQQAEINLKYDSYIEKEMLLVDKMNKLENLAIVENFNYDGVTSLSFEGREKLKRTRPSTIGQASRISGVSPSDISVLMLYIGR, encoded by the coding sequence ATGTTTCAGGAATATGATGTGATCGTGGTAGGCGCAGGCCATGCCGGATGCGAAGCCGCCGCTGCCGCAGCGACGATGGGCTCCTCGGTGCTGCTGATCACAATGAATATGCATACCATCGCGCAGATGTCGTGCAACCCCGCAATGGGGGGCGTCGCGAAGGGACAGATCGTTCGCGAGATCGACGCGCTCGGCGGACAGTCGGGGATCGTCTCCGACAAAACCATGATCCAGTTCCGCATGCTGAACCTCTCCAAAGGCCCTGCCATGTGGAGCCCGCGCTGCCAAAGCGATAGAGTTAGGTTTGCGGAGGAATGGCGCTCCATCCTTGAGAACAATCCCAATGTAGACTTCTGGCAGGATACGGCTAAGAACATCATCGTCGAGGACGGCAAAGTGTGCGGCGTGGTGACCAGCCTGGGGATACAGATCCGCTCAAAGGCAGTAGTGCTAACCAATGGAACCTTCCTGAATGGACTTATCCATATTGGCGAAAAGAACTTCGGCGGAGGCCGCACGGGCGAGAAATCTGCCACCGGTTTGACCGAACAATTGGTTACCCTCGGCTTCGAGGCAGGACGGATGAAAACCGGCACGCCACCGCGAGTGGATGGTCGCTCGCTCGACTATTCTAAAATGGAGGAGCAACCCGGCGACGAAGTTCCAGCTAAGTTCTCCTACACCGACACCAAGCCGCTCGCCAAACAACGCAGCTGTTGGATCACCTACACCAACCAGGAAGTCCACGATGTGCTGAAAACCGGATTCGAGAAATCGCCGATGTTTTCGGGACGCATTAAGGGACTCGGTCCCCGCTACTGCCCGTCGGTAGAGGACAAGATCAATCGCTTTGCCGATAAGGACCGCCACCAGATTTTCGTGGAGCCGGAAGGCTGGGATACCGTGGAAGTGTATGTGAATGGCTTCTCGACCTCGCTTCCGGAAGACGTGCAATACGCCGCGCTTCGGAAAATTCCTGGTTTTGAAAATGCCAAAATGTTCCGCCCCGGCTACGCGATCGAATACGATTACTTCCCGCCGACGCAGCTGAAATCGACGCTCGAGACCCACTTGGTGAAGAACCTATTTTTTGCAGGGCAAATCAACGGAACGACGGGCTACGAGGAAGCGGCTTGCCAGGGTCTCATGGCAGGGATTAACGCGCACAGAAATGTGAACGATCTCGATCCGTTTGTCCTGAAAAGATCGGAAGCATACATAGGCGTGCTTATCGACGACCTCATTAACAAAGGCACCGAAGAGCCTTACCGGATGTTCACCTCCCGCGCCGAATACCGCACATTGCTCCGCCAGGATAATGCCGATTTAAGGCTTACTGAAAAGGGATACGAAATCGGATTGGCGAGCGACGAAAGGGTGGAAGCCGTCCGAAAGAAGAAACGTGAAACGGAAGAGGTCATCGCCAAACTGAATGCTACCAAGCTCACGCCCGACGAAATCAATCCTGCATTGGAAGCGATCGGAACGGCGCAGATCCGTGAGAAAATAGCCGTCGCGCAACTGCTCCGGAGACCCCAGATTTCCATCGATCAACTGCTCGAAGCAAGCGCGGTCGTGACCGAATTGCTCGCTGAATACGCTAACGATTCTGTTCAGCAGGCCGAAATCAACCTCAAATACGACAGCTACATTGAAAAGGAAATGCTGCTCGTGGATAAAATGAATAAGCTGGAAAACCTCGCGATCGTGGAGAATTTCAACTACGACGGGGTCACTTC
- a CDS encoding DUF4175 family protein — translation MEGLLLRIQEYRQKYYQNQLLKGAIFSIGLLLTVFLFFNTIEYFGRFSSLVRGMLFFGFLAVLVFSFVQWVIQPLIHLYGLRKPLSDEQAALQIGQYFPEVGDKLVNTLQLRNLTGMQSDLIEASIRQKSSQLLIVRFSDAIRFNENKKRLKYAVYPLAAIAVILLFNPSFFSSSSERIIHFQKNYTYAPFSFEVQNKSLKAFRNEDFILKLKLQGEALPSAVYLVQNGTRFKLTQESAKDFSYTFKNLQRDVAFSFDAAGYASEQYRIVVNERPSLLSFDVNLHYPAYLNKPSEGLNNVGNLSVPEGTTIEWNFNTNSTKALAIKFENDSALYTAKERDGDHFEIRRTVRKSAQYQVNLKNDQTTNSDKIGYFINVIPDKYPVMNLENFQDTTLYNYLVLGGSISDDYGFSQLRMFYSVKRANEDNPAAPKSIPIPFNKTVNTQSFFFQWYVDSLQLAPGDKIEYYAQVWDNDGVNGAKSARSRSIQFTVPSKDQLEAEVRKSEQETENQMQSAMKKAQSLQKDIENLDNRLKSNKELDFKEQKQIEEVLRKREDLMKELEALKEKHQNANEKARQFNQQSPELQAKIEQLQKLMNDLMDEDTEKLYKELKKLLEQKQSERMSTMLEKLRNKENNLEKELERTMKLFKQMQMEQKMENLAEKLNDLADKEEELAEKSEQNDKNKNADDKQGKNQDLKKQQEQIQNDFKKAQENSKELEEMAMELEQQLDTKEEEQKNASEQMEQSKQQLDKQQNQKASQSQKNAAKSMKKMAQSMQENMESAEMEQMQENMDALRDILENLITLSFDQETLMKDFRGVSLQDPRFVKLGQQQLKLKDDAKIVEDSLYALASRVVQIQSFITRELNDMKSYMNESVKSIKDRQINVATSKQQFAMTSMNNLALMLSDVFNQMQQQMAMAMPGAGKGKKGKQKGDQPSPGEMQQQLNGQMKQLGQGKEGQGNQSEQLARMAAQQAAIRKMIQQLMEQQKGTEQGKQFGKELQDISDKMDETETDLVNKRVTPELIKRNQEITTRLLESERAMKEQDEDEQRKAQSAKQQPKQPPAAFEKYIREKEKQTELLRTIPPTFSPFYKREVDTYFRKYQAKN, via the coding sequence ATGGAAGGCCTGTTGCTACGCATTCAGGAATACCGTCAGAAATATTATCAGAACCAGCTGCTCAAAGGCGCGATCTTTTCGATCGGTCTGCTACTCACTGTGTTTCTGTTTTTCAATACCATCGAATACTTCGGGCGGTTTAGCTCGCTGGTGCGCGGGATGCTGTTTTTCGGCTTCCTCGCCGTGCTGGTGTTTTCGTTCGTGCAATGGGTGATCCAGCCATTGATCCATTTGTATGGGTTAAGAAAACCGCTTTCCGACGAGCAGGCCGCATTGCAGATCGGGCAGTATTTTCCTGAGGTGGGAGATAAGCTCGTAAATACATTGCAGCTCCGGAATTTGACCGGCATGCAGTCGGATCTCATTGAGGCGAGTATCCGGCAGAAGTCGAGCCAGCTGCTGATTGTCCGCTTTTCGGATGCCATTCGTTTTAATGAGAATAAAAAAAGGCTGAAATACGCGGTGTACCCGCTGGCGGCCATTGCGGTGATTCTGCTTTTTAACCCCTCATTCTTCTCTTCCAGCTCCGAGCGCATTATCCATTTCCAGAAGAATTATACCTATGCTCCGTTCTCATTTGAGGTTCAAAACAAGAGCTTGAAAGCATTTCGAAATGAGGATTTTATATTAAAATTAAAGCTGCAAGGCGAGGCATTACCATCGGCCGTTTACCTGGTGCAAAACGGGACGCGGTTTAAGCTGACGCAGGAAAGCGCCAAGGATTTTTCCTACACATTTAAAAACCTGCAGCGCGACGTTGCATTCTCTTTCGACGCGGCGGGCTATGCTTCGGAACAGTACCGCATTGTAGTGAACGAACGACCGTCCCTGCTGTCATTTGATGTGAATCTGCATTACCCTGCGTATTTGAACAAACCTTCGGAAGGACTGAATAATGTAGGAAATCTCTCGGTGCCGGAAGGCACGACGATAGAGTGGAATTTCAATACCAATTCTACCAAAGCACTGGCCATTAAATTTGAAAACGATTCGGCATTATACACCGCAAAAGAGCGTGACGGCGATCACTTCGAGATCCGCCGGACAGTCCGAAAATCAGCCCAGTATCAGGTGAACCTGAAAAACGACCAGACGACCAATTCTGATAAGATCGGCTATTTCATCAATGTGATCCCCGACAAATACCCGGTGATGAACCTGGAAAATTTCCAGGACACTACATTGTATAATTACCTCGTGCTGGGCGGGTCGATCAGCGACGATTATGGGTTTTCACAGTTGCGGATGTTCTATTCGGTGAAAAGAGCGAACGAAGACAACCCCGCCGCGCCGAAAAGCATTCCCATTCCATTTAACAAAACCGTCAATACCCAGAGCTTCTTTTTCCAATGGTATGTGGACAGCCTGCAACTCGCGCCGGGCGACAAGATCGAGTATTATGCCCAGGTGTGGGATAACGACGGCGTGAATGGCGCGAAAAGCGCGCGCTCGCGGTCGATCCAGTTTACGGTTCCGTCCAAAGATCAGCTCGAAGCGGAGGTGAGAAAATCGGAGCAGGAAACGGAAAACCAGATGCAGTCGGCGATGAAAAAGGCGCAGAGCCTGCAAAAGGACATTGAAAACCTGGATAACCGTTTGAAAAGTAACAAAGAGCTCGATTTCAAAGAGCAGAAGCAGATTGAAGAAGTGCTGCGCAAGCGTGAGGATTTGATGAAGGAATTGGAGGCTTTGAAAGAAAAGCATCAGAACGCAAATGAAAAGGCGCGGCAGTTCAACCAGCAGAGCCCCGAGTTGCAGGCGAAGATCGAGCAGTTGCAGAAGCTCATGAACGATCTCATGGACGAGGACACCGAAAAGCTGTACAAGGAGCTGAAAAAGTTGTTGGAACAAAAACAGAGCGAACGGATGTCGACCATGCTCGAAAAGCTCCGCAACAAGGAAAATAACCTCGAGAAAGAACTGGAACGGACGATGAAGCTCTTCAAGCAAATGCAGATGGAGCAGAAAATGGAAAACCTGGCCGAAAAACTGAACGATCTGGCGGATAAGGAAGAAGAACTCGCCGAAAAATCGGAACAGAACGATAAGAACAAGAACGCCGACGATAAGCAAGGCAAAAACCAGGACTTGAAAAAGCAGCAGGAACAGATCCAGAACGATTTCAAAAAAGCCCAGGAAAACAGCAAGGAGCTGGAAGAAATGGCGATGGAGCTCGAACAGCAACTCGACACGAAGGAAGAGGAGCAAAAAAACGCTTCTGAGCAGATGGAACAGAGCAAGCAGCAGCTCGACAAGCAACAGAACCAGAAAGCATCCCAGAGCCAAAAAAATGCGGCAAAATCGATGAAGAAAATGGCGCAGTCGATGCAGGAAAATATGGAGTCTGCTGAAATGGAGCAGATGCAGGAAAATATGGACGCATTGCGAGACATTCTGGAAAACCTGATCACATTATCCTTTGATCAGGAGACCCTGATGAAAGACTTCCGCGGCGTGAGCCTGCAAGACCCGCGCTTTGTGAAACTCGGCCAGCAACAGCTGAAACTGAAAGACGACGCGAAGATCGTCGAGGATAGCCTGTATGCATTGGCCAGCCGCGTGGTGCAGATCCAATCGTTCATCACGCGCGAGCTGAATGACATGAAATCGTACATGAACGAAAGCGTGAAGAGCATCAAGGACCGGCAGATCAATGTAGCGACCTCGAAGCAGCAATTTGCGATGACGTCCATGAACAACCTCGCCTTAATGCTGAGCGACGTGTTTAACCAAATGCAACAGCAAATGGCGATGGCCATGCCCGGCGCCGGCAAGGGCAAAAAGGGCAAGCAGAAAGGCGACCAGCCAAGCCCCGGCGAAATGCAGCAGCAACTGAACGGCCAGATGAAGCAACTCGGGCAGGGTAAGGAAGGGCAGGGTAACCAGTCGGAACAGCTCGCCAGAATGGCCGCGCAGCAGGCCGCGATCCGTAAGATGATCCAGCAATTGATGGAGCAGCAGAAAGGCACGGAGCAGGGCAAGCAGTTCGGCAAGGAATTGCAGGATATCTCCGACAAGATGGATGAAACCGAAACCGACCTGGTTAACAAACGAGTGACGCCGGAGCTGATCAAGCGCAACCAGGAGATCACCACGCGTCTGCTGGAATCGGAGCGGGCGATGAAAGAGCAGGACGAAGACGAGCAGCGCAAAGCCCAAAGCGCGAAGCAGCAGCCAAAACAACCGCCGGCAGCATTCGAAAAGTACATTCGTGAGAAGGAGAAGCAAACCGAGCTGCTCCGCACGATTCCTCCGACATTCTCACCATTCTACAAGCGTGAGGTAGACACCTACTTCCGTAAATATCAGGCCAAGAACTGA
- a CDS encoding outer membrane beta-barrel protein, with translation MKTTICLLIVLICSVYTPASAQFNFDVEGGLILGTSYNKVQIPSGTGTRVNLPDELKLDQSAFYRIRAGYRIGNRHNISALFAPLTIHYRGSLDQSTNFNNNTFLPGQPLNVDYRFNSYRLTYRYDFFANGKWRVGAGLTGKVRDADIRFKSEYADTHYDNLGFVPLINFYASWKPAYHWTIILEGDALAAKQGRAEDIFGGIAYNFNNTVGIKLGYRMLEGGADNDKIYNFNWINYASAGLLISL, from the coding sequence ATGAAAACCACTATTTGCTTACTCATCGTCCTCATATGCAGCGTATATACGCCGGCATCCGCTCAGTTCAATTTCGACGTCGAAGGCGGCCTCATTTTGGGCACCAGTTACAATAAAGTACAAATTCCGAGCGGAACCGGAACGCGCGTGAATCTCCCAGACGAACTGAAACTGGACCAGAGTGCGTTCTATCGTATTCGTGCGGGGTACCGGATCGGTAACCGGCACAACATCTCCGCGTTGTTCGCACCGCTCACGATCCACTACCGCGGGTCGCTCGATCAGAGCACAAATTTCAACAACAACACCTTTCTCCCCGGCCAGCCGCTCAATGTCGACTACCGGTTCAACTCGTACCGGCTTACCTATCGCTACGATTTTTTTGCCAATGGCAAGTGGCGGGTAGGGGCGGGGCTCACCGGCAAGGTCCGCGATGCCGACATCCGTTTTAAGAGCGAGTACGCCGATACGCATTACGACAACCTCGGCTTTGTGCCGCTCATTAATTTTTACGCTTCCTGGAAACCGGCCTATCACTGGACCATCATCCTCGAGGGCGACGCACTCGCAGCGAAGCAGGGACGCGCCGAGGATATCTTCGGCGGCATTGCCTATAACTTCAATAATACCGTTGGCATCAAGCTCGGCTACCGCATGCTCGAAGGCGGGGCGGACAATGACAAGATTTATAATTTCAACTGGATCAACTATGCATCGGCTGGGTTACTGATTTCGCTGTAA